A genomic window from Microscilla marina ATCC 23134 includes:
- a CDS encoding lanthionine synthetase LanC family protein has product MVLKAVKKIYSDINWNDLLDINKERVNIYGGVPGLTLFFELFCRYENHAFKKKEILEQMTEQVSYSLNNLDKLEQNAALSGYAGVLWLLLVLKKQGVYDELDEYIEQLSKVIVESTKNDLKHHNYDLLHGLIGKLLILGRAHRTMPNPETKAAIERAVNQGLEAVLNASVILTDQQEAYWLSPKLHEDVVSVGLAHGQASYIWALSAICQEGKAFISPNIRSAIKQTIHQACNFLTHRMLVEEGNHIHVNLQNYFSVHQAVEPSTRHTLSWCNGGLGVCIALTKASELLEDNTIEKQAITILSALSKIRKEDSNIWQEGKNIDCGMCHGTLGVFFIFYILHRKFGNIEFKEAYEYWLNQAMNNICWNEPFLGMKVCSVDYVNDTRVMCWDYMSGLLNGAAGYGLILLSYYLLEQHQCTEGDLPWLSIFI; this is encoded by the coding sequence ATGGTCTTAAAAGCGGTAAAAAAAATATATTCAGACATCAATTGGAATGATTTGTTAGATATTAATAAAGAAAGAGTAAACATTTACGGAGGAGTGCCTGGTTTAACTCTATTCTTTGAACTATTCTGCCGCTATGAGAACCACGCATTTAAAAAAAAAGAGATACTTGAACAAATGACTGAACAAGTATCATACAGTTTAAACAACCTAGACAAACTAGAGCAAAATGCGGCACTTTCTGGGTATGCAGGGGTTTTATGGTTATTGTTGGTGTTGAAAAAACAAGGCGTGTATGACGAACTGGATGAGTACATTGAACAACTGTCAAAAGTGATTGTTGAGTCTACCAAAAATGACCTCAAACACCATAATTATGACTTATTACATGGGCTCATAGGCAAATTACTGATACTAGGAAGAGCTCATAGGACTATGCCAAACCCCGAAACAAAGGCTGCCATTGAGCGGGCAGTCAACCAAGGTTTGGAGGCAGTATTAAACGCCTCTGTTATATTAACTGACCAACAAGAAGCCTACTGGCTGAGCCCAAAGCTACACGAAGATGTAGTATCAGTAGGGCTTGCCCACGGACAGGCAAGTTATATTTGGGCACTGTCTGCCATTTGCCAAGAAGGGAAAGCCTTTATTAGCCCAAATATTCGGTCTGCAATAAAACAAACTATCCATCAAGCCTGTAATTTTCTTACCCATCGCATGCTTGTTGAGGAAGGCAACCATATTCACGTCAATTTACAAAACTACTTTTCGGTACATCAAGCTGTAGAACCTTCTACCCGCCATACCTTGAGCTGGTGCAATGGGGGCTTAGGGGTATGTATTGCCTTGACCAAGGCAAGCGAGTTACTGGAAGACAATACCATTGAAAAACAAGCCATTACCATACTCTCTGCGCTAAGCAAAATCAGGAAAGAAGATTCTAATATTTGGCAGGAGGGCAAAAATATAGATTGTGGAATGTGCCATGGTACTCTGGGGGTATTTTTTATTTTTTATATCTTGCACCGAAAGTTTGGTAATATTGAATTCAAAGAAGCTTATGAGTATTGGCTAAACCAAGCGATGAACAATATTTGTTGGAATGAACCATTTTTAGGGATGAAAGTTTGCAGTGTTGATTATGTAAATGATACAAGAGTAATGTGTTGGGATTACATGAGTGGTTTGCTCAATGGAGCAGCTGGTTATGGCTTAATCCTTTTAAGTTACTATTTGCTGGAGCAACATCAATGTACTGAAGGTGACTTACCTTGGCTAAGCATATTTATCTAA
- a CDS encoding serine hydrolase domain-containing protein: MINRLFLCSLALMLWAGTTRAQTKQNYNLDMEQLNAQTKQPEGWDMTFSYGGAKGYIVKPDAQTVKTGKYALTILPDANAANKSFGACAYVIPAKYQGKTIELRGYMKLKNVGKDGHAGLWMRIDGEEGEPSLAFDNMRKRKINGTHDWQEYKVNLPLSKYALKIHVGGLLTSQQGQMWIDNLRLYVDDKPLAKVATRAYPPKERKPSIYFEMNKANVLKEWQKFEKVVDTIKQKVPHFGFYAALVHQGEIIREASNGMADREKKLPMSANVVHAWGSISKMFTSIAILQLVEKGKIKLTDPITKYLPELGKGVDSLGGMQAIKIHHLLNHNSGYDRKPVYNAIADKFPEFENRVANSKEIKPFLKYASQKFRPGSKYQYNNGAYSLLGMVIERATGQKYTAYIKQHILKPLGMSTAHYDKTPKKLQNLFGTSYRHKKGGKVSTGRPDESAGIREANGGLKAKVADMLKFMDFLKFRKRTKYLKRYEKVLPRTVLEKHYFDLNLQDSTQYTQTYKTTQYGFYFVNGFFNILANEGTKNQFEVMGHSGGVHGFLSNFIFRKETKVPYGIILMINTSGQKETPERVTFSVLYNQLRYLLRNIKIDSGEVSWSKIAKRYK, translated from the coding sequence ATGATTAATAGACTATTTTTATGCAGCCTTGCCCTTATGTTGTGGGCGGGTACAACACGTGCTCAAACGAAGCAAAACTATAATTTGGATATGGAGCAACTCAACGCCCAAACCAAACAGCCTGAAGGGTGGGACATGACTTTTAGTTATGGAGGAGCCAAGGGTTATATTGTAAAACCAGATGCGCAAACCGTAAAAACGGGTAAATATGCTTTGACTATTTTACCTGATGCTAATGCTGCTAACAAAAGCTTTGGTGCTTGTGCCTATGTGATACCAGCCAAATACCAGGGCAAAACCATAGAACTACGAGGCTATATGAAGCTAAAAAACGTGGGCAAAGATGGTCATGCCGGGCTTTGGATGCGCATAGATGGTGAAGAAGGTGAACCTTCTTTGGCTTTTGATAATATGCGAAAACGAAAAATTAACGGTACCCACGACTGGCAAGAGTATAAGGTAAACTTGCCCCTCTCTAAGTATGCCCTTAAAATACATGTGGGTGGGTTGCTCACCAGCCAACAAGGGCAAATGTGGATAGACAACCTGAGGCTATACGTAGACGACAAACCTTTAGCAAAAGTAGCTACGCGGGCTTACCCTCCCAAAGAAAGAAAACCCAGTATTTATTTTGAAATGAACAAAGCCAATGTACTCAAAGAGTGGCAAAAGTTTGAAAAAGTGGTAGATACGATTAAACAAAAAGTACCCCATTTTGGCTTTTATGCGGCACTGGTGCACCAAGGTGAAATTATTCGGGAGGCAAGTAATGGGATGGCAGACCGCGAGAAAAAACTACCCATGTCTGCCAATGTGGTACACGCCTGGGGGAGCATTTCTAAGATGTTTACTTCCATTGCCATTTTACAATTGGTAGAAAAGGGTAAAATCAAGCTGACCGACCCCATTACCAAATATTTACCTGAGTTGGGCAAAGGAGTAGACAGTTTGGGCGGCATGCAAGCCATTAAAATACACCACTTGCTCAACCATAACAGCGGTTATGACCGCAAGCCAGTGTACAATGCCATTGCAGACAAGTTTCCTGAGTTTGAAAACCGAGTGGCAAATTCGAAAGAAATCAAGCCATTTTTGAAATATGCCTCGCAGAAGTTTAGACCAGGGAGCAAGTACCAATACAACAATGGGGCTTATTCGCTGTTGGGCATGGTCATAGAGCGAGCAACAGGTCAAAAATATACCGCCTACATCAAGCAACATATTTTGAAACCATTGGGTATGAGCACCGCTCACTATGACAAAACACCCAAAAAACTGCAAAACCTGTTTGGCACCTCATATCGTCATAAGAAAGGTGGAAAAGTATCTACGGGAAGACCAGATGAAAGTGCAGGGATCAGAGAAGCCAATGGAGGGCTGAAAGCCAAGGTAGCAGACATGCTTAAGTTTATGGACTTTTTGAAGTTTAGAAAAAGAACAAAGTATCTCAAACGCTACGAAAAAGTATTGCCAAGGACTGTTCTGGAAAAACATTATTTTGACCTCAACTTACAAGACAGTACTCAGTATACCCAAACTTATAAAACCACCCAATACGGTTTTTATTTTGTAAATGGCTTTTTCAATATATTGGCAAACGAGGGTACAAAAAACCAATTCGAAGTGATGGGGCATAGTGGGGGTGTTCATGGTTTTTTATCTAATTTTATTTTTAGAAAAGAAACCAAGGTTCCTTATGGCATTATACTGATGATAAATACCAGTGGACAAAAGGAAACACCCGAAAGAGTTACCTTCTCTGTACTGTATAATCAGCTCAGGTATTTACTCAGAAACATCAAAATAGACTCAGGTGAAGTCAGCTGGAGTAAAATAGCAAAGCGCTATAAATAA
- a CDS encoding GIY-YIG nuclease family protein has product MNSNYFVYITTNPKRTTLYIGVTNDLVRRLEEHASQAGNPKTFTGRYFCYHLIYWERFDTPQDAIDREKELKGWRREKKEALIDAENPQWIFLNDEI; this is encoded by the coding sequence ATGAACAGCAATTACTTTGTTTATATCACTACCAACCCCAAGCGAACCACCTTGTATATTGGGGTAACCAATGATCTTGTAAGGCGTTTGGAGGAACACGCTAGTCAGGCGGGGAACCCTAAAACTTTTACGGGAAGGTATTTTTGCTATCACCTAATCTATTGGGAACGTTTTGATACACCACAGGATGCCATAGATAGAGAAAAAGAACTGAAAGGTTGGAGGCGAGAGAAAAAAGAAGCCCTTATCGATGCGGAAAATCCACAATGGATATTTTTGAACGATGAGATTTAA
- a CDS encoding ATP-binding protein, producing the protein MHLIDIKTYPPDLQWLISYMMERCQQAAKPQALPQCPMLLEPEDEWLLPFSPDERLVIAIALANASAPEIWDILLDTAIETGFEKPAISSLGLRQIPHTKYLQATIGTVLFLLGGQTASDQSPVWQLFLPQTTLRRLGVLALPATRAVPAIDTVLQLSPRYQCQLLTQETWQPQYGAEFPATLLTTTRTWNDLVMDEKTGILLNQARKWVRHYDEVRQQPGVVGAKGYRLLMAGPSGTGKTLTAALLGQAAGKPLYRIDVSSIVDKYVGETSKRLRQVFDLAEQHDWILFFDEGDALFGKRSSGTGSSNERYANQEVAYLLYKLEEYQGMIFLATNHKGAIDAAFERRFDSLVTFSKPDEGTRRRLWQHFFGQANTLELDPRIGAGNWRELAEAAPVSAAWIEKFYQYCVMQTTAKRDRYISAEDMRTYLHWFSAERGYFDGKAHRLFLRELQG; encoded by the coding sequence ATGCACTTAATCGACATCAAAACATATCCCCCAGACCTACAATGGCTCATTAGCTACATGATGGAGCGTTGTCAACAAGCTGCCAAGCCTCAAGCGTTGCCCCAGTGCCCTATGTTGCTAGAGCCTGAAGATGAATGGCTATTGCCTTTTAGCCCCGACGAACGCCTTGTCATTGCTATAGCTTTAGCCAATGCCAGCGCCCCCGAAATATGGGATATATTGTTAGATACGGCTATAGAAACAGGGTTCGAGAAACCCGCCATCAGTAGCTTGGGCTTGAGGCAAATTCCCCACACTAAATACCTACAGGCTACTATAGGCACAGTGCTCTTTTTGTTGGGCGGGCAAACGGCTAGTGATCAATCTCCTGTTTGGCAATTGTTTTTGCCTCAGACCACCCTGCGTCGTTTGGGAGTGCTTGCCTTGCCCGCTACTCGTGCTGTTCCCGCTATAGACACCGTGCTACAGCTTAGCCCTCGTTACCAATGCCAACTACTGACCCAAGAAACCTGGCAGCCCCAATACGGGGCGGAGTTTCCGGCTACCTTACTCACCACCACCAGAACCTGGAACGACCTGGTGATGGACGAAAAAACGGGGATTTTGCTCAATCAAGCCCGCAAATGGGTGCGCCACTACGACGAAGTGCGCCAACAACCGGGTGTGGTAGGAGCTAAAGGCTATCGTTTGCTGATGGCGGGACCTTCGGGCACGGGTAAAACCCTGACCGCCGCCCTGCTGGGGCAAGCCGCAGGCAAACCCTTGTACCGCATAGATGTGTCGAGCATTGTAGACAAGTATGTAGGAGAAACCAGTAAGCGCCTGCGTCAGGTGTTTGACCTTGCTGAACAACACGACTGGATTTTGTTTTTTGACGAAGGCGACGCCCTCTTTGGCAAACGCAGCAGCGGTACAGGCAGCAGCAACGAACGCTACGCCAACCAGGAGGTGGCGTATTTGCTCTACAAACTCGAAGAGTACCAGGGGATGATTTTTTTGGCGACCAACCACAAAGGAGCGATTGATGCGGCTTTTGAACGAAGATTTGATTCGCTCGTGACTTTTAGCAAACCCGATGAAGGTACCCGCCGCCGTTTGTGGCAACACTTTTTTGGGCAGGCAAACACGCTGGAGCTTGACCCGCGCATTGGCGCAGGCAATTGGCGCGAACTTGCCGAAGCTGCTCCAGTGAGCGCCGCCTGGATTGAGAAGTTTTACCAGTATTGCGTGATGCAGACCACCGCCAAACGTGACCGCTACATCAGTGCCGAAGATATGCGCACCTACTTACATTGGTTCAGTGCCGAGCGGGGTTATTTTGATGGCAAGGCGCATCGTTTGTTTTTGCGGGAATTACAGGGGTAG
- a CDS encoding tetratricopeptide repeat protein has product MNKAAILYMSIIFFSVFFNTPAIGQNSRFEKGAQTGDASDQYYLAKAYKRGDKVKQNLKKARYWYRQSSKQGFHKSMVGLGLWHYEQHKYKKALYWFRQAAYSDDFNGQYYLGLMYYRGLGVTQHKKQAQYWFDKSLKNGQLKWKVWLAKGDTLKTLQWHKQKAKEGKTQSQFYLATLYEQGQGVTQDLNKAFDLYIKSLKSVKSPAYALLDSWEDIPKNVWTVFRQKAVNGNPEMQYKLAELYRCAYAYERALPWFEKSALQGHAVAQTTLGTMYSLGEGTSKSYEKAFQWYKKAEARNRFAQFNLGMMYYEGNGMPIDKKQALYYFKKSAKQGVINAQMLLVYTYAVDFKNYDQAFIWCSKAAKQGNSMAQYQLALYYREGKGTEVNPKLEKHWMKKAADNGYIKAKIEVNKYKD; this is encoded by the coding sequence ATGAACAAAGCAGCAATTTTATATATGTCAATAATTTTCTTCTCAGTTTTTTTTAACACTCCAGCTATAGGGCAAAACTCTCGCTTTGAGAAAGGAGCTCAAACAGGAGATGCTAGTGATCAATATTATCTTGCCAAAGCTTACAAACGAGGAGATAAAGTAAAACAGAACTTGAAAAAAGCGCGGTACTGGTATAGGCAAAGTAGCAAACAAGGTTTTCATAAGTCAATGGTGGGATTGGGTTTGTGGCATTATGAGCAACACAAATACAAAAAAGCTTTGTATTGGTTTAGACAGGCTGCCTATAGTGATGACTTTAACGGACAGTATTACCTTGGGCTAATGTATTATCGTGGGTTAGGTGTAACACAACACAAAAAACAAGCTCAATACTGGTTTGATAAAAGCTTAAAAAACGGACAACTAAAATGGAAAGTCTGGTTAGCAAAAGGTGATACACTAAAAACTTTGCAATGGCATAAACAAAAGGCGAAAGAAGGAAAAACGCAAAGCCAGTTTTATTTAGCTACCCTTTATGAACAAGGGCAAGGTGTCACCCAAGATTTGAACAAGGCTTTTGACTTGTATATAAAAAGCCTTAAGTCGGTTAAATCTCCTGCTTATGCACTTTTGGACAGTTGGGAAGATATACCTAAAAATGTTTGGACAGTTTTTAGGCAAAAAGCTGTAAATGGGAACCCCGAAATGCAATATAAACTCGCTGAATTATACAGATGTGCTTATGCATATGAAAGGGCGCTGCCTTGGTTTGAAAAAAGTGCTTTACAAGGACATGCAGTGGCACAAACGACATTAGGAACAATGTATTCATTAGGGGAAGGTACTAGCAAAAGTTATGAAAAAGCATTTCAATGGTATAAAAAAGCAGAAGCTCGGAATCGTTTTGCCCAGTTCAACTTAGGTATGATGTATTATGAAGGTAATGGCATGCCAATAGATAAAAAACAAGCCCTGTACTATTTTAAAAAAAGTGCCAAACAAGGGGTGATTAATGCTCAGATGCTATTAGTGTATACTTATGCCGTAGATTTTAAAAACTATGACCAGGCTTTTATCTGGTGTAGTAAAGCAGCAAAACAAGGTAATTCAATGGCTCAATATCAACTAGCGTTGTATTACCGTGAAGGTAAAGGAACCGAAGTTAACCCTAAACTAGAAAAGCATTGGATGAAGAAAGCTGCTGATAATGGCTATATAAAGGCAAAAATTGAGGTAAATAAATACAAAGACTAA
- a CDS encoding Pvc16 family protein: MITPILRLLQSALTEHLTSQFMQNSFTTFSVVVDKLVSRDGKSTLDPALNQVVITLLDIQEERTVQRSRTSDSGAPYHLNLMLLLSVHEKEEQRDQQDYLKGMEYLDAVLSFFQQYPTFTPLTHPNLPASVEYLQFELANENLRENSYIWTMTGAKHAPSVLYKVRSVSLGTRQMANRVPQFN; this comes from the coding sequence ATGATTACTCCTATACTACGACTATTACAAAGTGCATTGACCGAGCACCTGACAAGTCAGTTTATGCAAAACTCATTTACCACATTTAGCGTGGTGGTAGACAAACTCGTGAGCCGCGATGGTAAGTCTACCCTCGACCCGGCGCTCAATCAGGTAGTCATTACCCTGCTCGACATCCAGGAAGAACGCACCGTGCAACGTAGCCGTACCAGCGACTCCGGAGCACCTTATCACCTTAACCTGATGTTGCTGTTATCGGTGCACGAAAAAGAAGAACAACGCGACCAGCAAGACTACCTCAAGGGAATGGAGTACCTCGATGCGGTATTGAGTTTTTTTCAACAATATCCCACCTTTACTCCTTTGACCCATCCCAACTTGCCTGCCAGTGTGGAGTACCTCCAGTTTGAGCTTGCCAACGAAAATCTGCGCGAAAACAGCTACATCTGGACAATGACCGGAGCCAAACACGCGCCTTCGGTGCTTTATAAAGTACGCAGTGTAAGTCTGGGGACCAGGCAAATGGCAAATCGTGTTCCTCAGTTTAATTAA